CTATAGCTCAAAACAACCAGGAAGGAATTATGCATGTTATTCTTGGACTTATATTTCTACTTGAAGACAAAATGCCATCCTATTTTGATAGAAAAGATCCCAAGAAAACTACACCCCTTCTCCAGTTACATGAGGCAGAACCATTCTTTAGAGAGTATATGCCCCATTTGCCTATTGATTAACTGAGtagttctgctgctttggaaacTTGCAATGTCTATTTTCATTTCAAAAGGAACTTCTCTTTTAAATCAAAATTATCAAAAAgagctgcgccagccctttttaccCCAAggctcccttcaggcctgctgggatggATCCTTTaagagcccctgactgaggggagggagtcaTTTCCATGAGCAATGTAGGGGATCCTCTGGGCATGgtggtgggcattccttttgagagggggatttatccttctgccaaacggctgactgagaggccacagaaaagccccttctcacttaaagtaATATTCTTCCCAgcggttagacacagccaagccatgtgtatttcttcatcACAACTtgtggccactgcacagcattattctgcagaagaaactggatgctattgcggaggttcttttttctcctgtttcatctgcacaacaatcctgtgcagtaggcctcaagtctttcaattcaacaacaacctttgtgggaggccttaaatgtttcttctctacctcaaccctgtccaaagtagccttttctgcctggggggctgatatTTATGctatgaagatgagctgaaattcctggagctctccaggccccacctggaggttggctacccctggctattcctggagttttggagatgggacttgaaaatcatacaatgccttagagtcctgCCTTCAAGGAGGCCACGGATGCGCTTCTGGACCCAGGGGAATGGCTGCCGCCAGCtgcggggtgctgccagcagcagctgcacaatgccacaccgagggggagccccagccatggcggctgctagagagcaccaaaggtgagcgggtggtagagtggcagggcagcccccaaggcagcagcctgggaggaggacaaagaggagctgcggcccggtactgactgatctacgaactggtaccggtccccggaccaggggttggggaccactgccctagagtatgTTTGAAGCAATTCTAGACATTTTTCTATTTGACCACCAATATTTTATAAGCCTTTTAGTCCTGAACAACTCATGATTATCAACAATTTTTTCATGGGTGATCAAAGAAGATGCTCTCTTATTTCTCAGGAACAGAAAAGTAAAACGATTCCTataagtagcaccttaaaaatacTTAACTTTTATGGAGGAGGGGGGTATTTTTATGATAGTGAACCATTCCCTTTACATTCTTAAGCTATacaagagaaccagcttggtgtactggctaGGAGttggagacttctaatctggtgagccaggtttgatttcctgctccgccacgtgcagccagccgggtaacGTTGGGCTCATCACACCATGGATAAAGCTGTTGACTTGCAGtagggcaccttgggctcaaggaaaacacacacattttcattggcttaaacaaggccacagctttattactacTCTGCAGGAGTgagggcacagcatgggagagggagactaACATGTagttggctgaccacaagaacccagaccccatcAGCAACCTAGGGAGCATCCAGTTTCATTGATGGGAATGCAGGTCTCCTTGCCACTGGGATCCCACCCAAGAGAAGTGTCCAGTggtgccatgccccccccccagtctctcaGCATGTCTTCCTGCTGCCTGTTCCTCCACAGCATCAACAGCGGCTGCAGGTAAGTCTTTGCTGCTTTTTCTGACCAAAACGTAATATcaagattctctcagcctcacttacctcacattGTGACGGTTATGGGGAGTGGAAAGAAAAggagattataaactgctttgagactccttgaggcagagaaaagtgacatTCTACACGTTCTTCTATTATACTATGGCCACCAGAATTTTCTACAACCTAACTGTTTCCAGGAAAAAGTCTGAAAtttggttgccaggctccaggtgagtCTGGAGAGCTCTCTCAATTACAACTGTCCCCCAGACAAGAAACTTTAGTACTCAAGGAGGTAATGGCAGCCTTGGAGGTGGCATTCATGGCTAAGGTCATGTTTGTCCACAAACCACACTGTCCTCAGGCTTCACCTTAAATAAGCTACATGAGGAGGTAGTGAGTTgtgaataaaattgaaagggtacagaggagaatggcgaagataatctggggccaagggaccaagccctatgaagataggttgagggacttgggaatgttcagcctggattaaaggaggttgagaggggacatgatagccctctttaagtatttgaaaggttgtcacttggaggagggcaggatgctgtttctgttggctgcagaggagaggacacgcagtaatgggtttaaacttcaagtacaacgatataggctagatatcaggaaaaagttttcacagtcagagtagttcagcagtggaataggctgcctaaggaggtggtgagctccccctcactggaagtcttcaagcaaaggttggatacacacttttcttggatgctttaggatgctttgggctgatcttgtgttgagcagggggttggactagatggcctgtatggccccttccaactctatgattctatgattctatgattctatgagtgccacacaactggcagtgttcaagcagtgtctggacagatatTCATTATGGATGCCTTAatctcatcctgcattgagcaggggtttgagctatgtggcctgtatggccccttctagaTCTATGAATTTATGATTCAGTGATtctaaatctccaggcattttccccaCCAGAGTTGGCTACTACATTCTGCAAGTGAAAATAGCATTATATTCCTGTCACTTTTTTCTCTTTATTAATTGATCCCTGGTATTCAATTCAGGTTTTAGAATAATGATGTAGCATTTAGAACAAAAGATACAGCCCAGCAAGCCggcactggaggccaagatggaaaagatctccacagccaccatagatttccctttggtgctcaggtagcttggaagaaaggacacccaaacactgcaaaagaccaacatgctgaaggtgaggaacttggcttcattaaaaGTGTCAGGTAACTTCCTCGCAAAGAAAGCTACGGAGAAGCTGGCAGTGGCCAGGATACCCATATATCCCAAGACACAGTAAAACATGGCCGCTGAGCCCTCATTACACTGCAGGATGATTTCCCCTGCAAATGAATGCATGTCCAtatcagggaagggaggggaagtacTTAGCCAAAGAGTACAAATGCCTGCTTGAATAAAGGAGCAGAAGAGGACCACGGAAGTTGCCATTCTTTTCCCAAACCATCTCCTTATCCTGGATCCTGGTTTGGTAGCCACAAAGGCTAAAACAACtgtgatggttttggccaacacacTGGACAGGGCCACAGAGAAGACAATGCCAAAAGcagtttgtcggagaaggcaggtcacctgGAAAGGTCTTCCAATGAagagcaaggagcagaggaagcagagaagaagggagatgaggagaatgtaggtgaggctccggttgttggctttgacaatgggagtTTCCTGGTGCTTTATGAAAATCCCAAGCACCAAAGCTGTGatcagagagaaagaaatagataAGATAGCTAATGTGATGCCAGATATTTCTCTGTAAGAGAGGAAAATGTGGACCTTGGGGATGCATTGATTTTTCTTCATGTTGGCATACTCATCTTGTGGACATTTCATACAAGCATCCATGTCTGAAAAAGAAGTTGAAATATCTCAAAAATTTGATCAGTGACTAGATAATGGCATCAAATACATCATTACTATATCCAACAAACCATGAAGACTATCATTCTGATCTCATTTCTGTCAAGAGATTACTTAATTGCTTTGGGACAGAAATTATCTCGGCATTCCATCcaccatagagagccagtttggtgtagtgatttggagtgcggacttctaatctggcatgccgggttcgattctgtgctcccccacatgcaaccagctgggtgaccttcttcttcttcttcttcttcttcatatagcaaaatgtgagtccaatggcaactatAAGACCAACCACATCCTTTTCTGAGCATGCATATTTCTTCAGACAGAGTGAAATGGGAATTGCCAGTCCATACATATGAACAGAGGTTGCACAataaattagtacacagcataacgGAGATGTTTAACAGTTTCATAGGTCATACAGGAATGacaagctaagtttatcaggTGATTATTTGATTTCACAATGATGTAGATAAGACAAAACTTAAATCAGAAGGCCAAATTAATGAGTCTCTCATTCATTCTTATTAGGTGTATTAGGTATATAAACCATACAACTTCATGGCAATCAGAatgggctcctaggtatatttatcctgttttctgattcttcctcaatgattCAAATCTGAGACAAAAGTGTTCCACTCGAGTTTGAGGCTTACAGGCCTACCCACTACCTACTCGTTTCTATGGAGTGAAAAATTTTCTAATCTCCGGTACCCTTTCCATGGAGTGGAAATTGGGAGGTTCTATCATAGTCTTATCAACAGTACTATCTTTTTTGCATATTACACAAATCATTCATCTTTCAGGATTTTAGTTCTCATGTCCCAAGGTTATGCTTCCTACCCTCATCCTGAGAAATGGTTCTTTCTGGGCATGGAAcgcaatcatagcagcaaaacttctccccttccttcttttgcTTGCTATAGCCAGGTTGACAACGTTCATTGCAGACAGAAAGAGGCACCACCTGTCCATAAGACAAAAGGACTATTAGTAACACAGACATAGTCACTGGATCCTAATGTTATTCTTGCAATCCTTGCCCTGTTTCTACAGAAAGCTGGCACCACAACGTTCTTGTTGAACAGAGGAGGATCACAATGCTTATTTTCATGACAATTGACTTGCAGCGAGGGAGTGCGGGCGAATAATAGATGCTCACATATGTTTTGGCattaaaaaggccacagctttatttaaacaTAGCTCTTTTATGGTGTTGGCATGGCAGGAATTTGGGAGCCACTTTGCAGTAGGCCGACTGCTCTAACCCCCAGACAGTGGCTTGCAATGTCCTatagttcccagctgggaacttgGAACCCTTAAGCCGCTGTCATGCCTAACCAAGGAAAGTGAACACTTGGGACACTGGAGGAGGTGCAAAACTCTCCCCGATCGATCCCAGGCCACCCAGCCCTATGAATCCTGTGCCTCCCCTAGCTAAGTTAGGCACCTGCTCATAGGTCTGCTACCTCTTTAAAGAGTCCTCCTGTTGGGGAGTTCACCATGCAaggcctcctccccagccagccgGCTACACCTCTTGCCAATTCACAAGCTGTGATAGTAACATCCTGAAATCCCAGCTCAAATTGTGTTGTGACCTAAACCCACCAACAAACCCAGGCAAAAGCTTAACTCAGCTACCGAAGGCTGGTGGGGATCTTCTCCAATTCACCCTGGTAATTCACCCTCCAATTCACCCTAGGCTGCGTGTGCCTAATGATGCCTCTCTCTTACCCATGTGTATCTCCTAGCCTGCCCCTCCCACTGCATCAATGGTGGTCCCGGGCCAAGAAAATTGTACCATAGTCTAGATACAGTACCTCTCAATAGTGTCCTTAAGTTTTAGTTGGACGTTAAAGATGAATCTGTGCCAACCCCTGTATTTTTTTcattaagaaataaattaaaacaaaataaaaagggcttgattgaaataatttttgaaaaatatagCACACTTCAAATGCAGGATGGATTTTGGTTGAAGGTATCAGGGCTGAGCCCGACTTCTTTGGGACTAGAATGATGGTCCACAGTGGAACTATATGAGAATACCACAATTGTTCTGTGACTGGAATAGCAGGTTGCAGAGTAGAATAATAGTCTCTGGGAGCTGGGATTTCGTTATTCAAAGTGGAAGGACAACACCTTGGAGTATGACTGGAACAGAATGACTGTTCTGGTGTAAGTGAAGTAGATGAAGTATTTTGTGACTGGCATGATGACCCCCCCATTGTAGAATGATGGTAGCTGAAAGTTATATAAGTATTTGGGGATTGTAGTTGACATCCCACACAGTAGAAGGAGAAAACTCAGAGGAGCAGAAGTGTTCTGGGACTGGAATGCCATCTACCAGAACAGAATGTCATCCCCTAAAAGTAGCAGATGTGTTCTGGAACTGGAATGATGGATCCCCATGTGGAATGACAACCTTTATAATTGAAATCAGTGTATGATACCCAATTGCAGAACAATGATTTCCATCAAACCGGGTTTCATTCAAGTCTTGGACTTTCCATTGGAGTCCAAGAACATATCTGATCTTCTGGAGTTTGTCATTCCACTGCATCTTTCATACTGGATCTTTCATACTGGATCTTTCATACGAGTCCCAGAGAACCCGTACTATTTACCAGGGTCATCATTCCACTCTGGTTCCAATACTCCCAATCATTGAATACTtctgcccctggccaggcagcttaaggtggttttgaCCCGCAGCTCACAGcgaaatcaagtggggtgggtgagggtgggcagctcgttatcagggccgagacagagctccttagcagtcagtcagcagccagccaagcaggccaagaggccctcattagtaaGCCATctaccacgatcctttgcccagggccctctccccttcctggCTTCTGGCACTGAGGCATTGGAGAGCAAAgcagctagagtccagggctggagggcgggAGGCGCagaagcagggccaatcaggacaaagctggctgcaccctgattggccctattccaacttggacagccggacacgtcccaccctctaggctgtttcagaaatatatagaggaacaacaatggataaggattgctaAGGTAACATCCTCATGCAAAGTAATATTCTTTTTTCAGTCCCCATATTTTATGCAATGTGAGACTGTCCTGGAGGGATCCACGATGGCATCTGCCAGCGGTAGCTTTCTTTGGAGTTCCATAGTTTATCTTTTTTTGATAAGCTGTTTTCAACTTACTGAATGAGACAGATATGCTTTACACCTATCTACTTGGTACCCTTTTTTCTGGCAATCATAACTGTAGGTTTTTTTAAGAGACAGCAAATTTGAATGAAGCCATACCGGAGTCTGTACTCCTTTGAACACTATGACATCACTGCAGTTCTTTTGCTTCTGATACAATCCTTATTTGTTCTAATATCATTAGATGGAAAAGATAAGAACGCTCTTTCTAAAGTTCAAATTTTtttttgattcagtctccaaaaAGAGAAAATATGCCTGACAGTCTGCTCCTAttggagtcttttttttttctcttgtgtgCTTCTAAAATGGAAGCAATAACATATTTGAATGAGATTCTAAGAAGTTGAAACAAATGTATTTACTTGCTCTCACACAAAATTACATGGGCCATTTTTAATACCTTTAACACCAATTCAAGTCATAAATCGTAACTTCAAAAAGATTCCATTCTCAAACAGAAAGTTAATGACACCCAGGGaaaattagaacaaagtttgattgaaAGACACAAACAGCAGGAACAGCAAGCACCTCAGGAAAAGCCAAAGACCTTCCTGCCACAGAAAAATtgcttgtggtgcagagtgttaaggcagcagtcatgctgtctgaagctgtctgcccatgaggctgggagttcaatcccagtagccagctcaaggttgactcagccttccatccttccgaggtcggtaaaatgagtacccagcttgctggggggggggggtaaacggtaatgacttgggaaggcactggcaaaccaccccgtattcaatctgccatgaaaacgctagaggatgacaccccaagggtcagacatgatgcggtgcttgcacaggggatacctttacctttacctttagagggcCAGCTTGATCTAACAACTTGGGATTGACTAGGCAAGCCATGatgcggtgcttgcacaggggatacctttacctttacctttagagggcCAGCTTGATCTAACAACTTGGGATTGACTAGGCAAGCCAGGGCAGGGAATAACTGACATAAAAGTACACAAAAATTCATTGTTTATCTGAAATCAAAGGCAGACAGAGCTCTAATATTTAAGATGGATAAGTTTTACTCCTCTTCATACACTCAAGAATCTGCCTCTGTGTCTCACCTGGTTAAATGTTCCATGCCACACAATGTGATCATCATGCAGGGTCAGCTCTTTCCCTAGGGGCGCCTGAGGATCCAGCCTTCCCACTTTCACTCTTGTAAAAGAGCCATTGGGGAATGTAACCAAGTTTGTAACGACAAAACCAGTATTTAGTTCTCCATTTTCATCAAAACACACAGTGTCTCCAGCGCTATTGTTGAACTTGATGCTCCTTAGAAAATGATGGAGCTAGCAGAGAAAGAAATGTTcacaaagaggtaaaactggccttcTTCATGCCTAGGACTTTTTTGGCCTTCGCTgcagcttggtggaatgctcttccaagtgACATCAGGGCCTGTAAAGGACCCAAGTGCCTGAAGACAGAACTATTCCACCAGgattgtggttgaggccaggaagtaACATCAAAGAGACAATCACCTGCCCACATAAGAACCTATCCAATTCATCTAGATCAATCCGACATGCACTCCTCTGTTGAGTAATTTCTCATTTAAATAGGATaagtggttttaaaaataattgtagaACATTGTTTAACCTAAAACTGatgaatgtgtgtgcatgtgtgtgtgtgtgcatgcgtgtgtatgtgtgtgtacatttTTTTAGCtgattgatgttacctgccctgcacccaacatggaattggggtctatAAAATAGATATTTTCTATTAAGCTTTTCAAATATGGCCAAGTATGAATAGATGATTCTGGCTGATACATGTTAACTGAATCAGTGAAAAGTTTAAATGACTACAACCTGaatggaattgtgagaaagccaAGAACATTGAATACCATTTTTATCTGCATTCAAAAAATGATTGTCAATCCATAGAATACAATGGTAATACACTGATAAGGAATCTGAAGATTTGACCTCTTCTAAATCGGATTTCAGTCCTCTGCACATAATCTGGCTCCCAATTTGGATGTATAactagtttgagagccagtttggtgtagtggttaggagtgcggacttctaatctggcatgccaggtttgattctgcgctcccccacatgcaaccagctgggtgaccttgggctcgccacggcactgataaactgttctgaccgagcaggaatatcagggctatctcagcctcacccaccccacagggtgtctgttgtggggagaggaatgggaaggcgattgtaaaccgctttgggcctccttcaggtaggaaaaagcagcataaaagaaccaacacttcttcttcttctaagtcatcCAACTCTGTATTTCATTGGTCTCTTTATCAATTTTAATGGCTGCTCCAAGTATGATCCTGCATGTAGGTCGGTCACTtggtcggtcagaacagttttatcagtgctgtggggagcccaaggtcgcccagctggttgcatatgggggagcacagaatcgaacctggcatgccagattagaagtccgcactcctaaccactataccaaaatgGCTCCTAAGTCTGAGGCTTTACAAACCACAAAATTGGCAGCCAAATTTTTCTAGTCCTCCAAGCAGCCCTCTCTAGATGTGGGAGCTTAGATATAATAGCAAACCAAACCTGAGGAGATGCCATGTAGATTTTAGCATTAGCGTTGACCAAAGACCTTGTGTTGCACTCCCGGCAGTAATGTGAGAGCTCCATCATGGCCCTCggctttcctgggagctcattccaccaggacggggccaggaccaaaaaggataTTTTCCTCTTTAGTGGCCAGCTCTGGCTTTCCACTGAAAAGAGACGTTCTTGGCTAAACATCTGCAATCTTTAGAAAGAAGCTAAAGACACACTGATCATCCCACTCTCTCTGAGCAAAGCTGTTCCTCATGGGTtgtttttcattcatttattctacACAATGCGGAAAAGGTTTCTGTGTTTTAATCGTTTCAGGGATTTCATTGTAGTGCTGAATGTTTATTCAGCTTTGAACAAGTTGCTTGCTCTGAGTGATTTTTCTGGTTCACTTTTCCCATATGCATATTGAAGTTTTAACCTTTTTTCttgctcttgatttttttttgtaggcTTTGTTTTTATGCTACGGTGTTTTGATAAGTTATGTATTTGGAAAATCGTTTTAAATGGACCTATAAATACTTGAAatattaaatgaaataaataacgaAGGAGTCAAGACTGCTGTAGAAGTGGCAAATGTCCATCAAATGTAACATTTGTGAAGCAATTACCTGCCATGGTTGCACATCATAGAACTGTAGAATCCTGCCTTCTTCCATTCCTTTGAGTCTAGAGATCGATTCATAGgtggcatgcaaagcatgtgccacagcatagacagcattgtagacattataactgtggccagtcatctgcatttcaaacaacACAACTGGAAGAGAATCCAGCTTCTCCTCTCCACTGCACATTTCCTTGCTGCCTCCTTGAACACTGGATGTTTTCATTAAGCAATTGAATGCCTGCTCCCAGAAGTTCTGGATAAAACTGTCTCCTTTTGCCCAGGAAGGGCTTATGGACATCAGGAATCTGTTGAACCCCGGTGGCTGATTGGAGTGAACTGCAAAGGATAGTGCACCATGGAACATTTCTATATCCCAATCTCTTTGTATAGACAGTAGTTCAAATTCCCAGTGGCAGGTAAGAATCCACACCTTATGCACaggaggaaatgaaaggaaggatcCAACCATCAACAATATTCTCAAACTTACCATGGATGAGCCTTCTCCATATACAAAGCATACATTGGCTTTGGTTTCAAAGTGAGCAGTAAAAAATTCTGCCTTTTTGGAGAAATCATTTAGTTCATTTGCAATAAATGTGTCTGCTGGTAATCTGGCAGTAAAGTCAACACAGATGTCATTCCCAGAGAGCATTGGCACCAAGATCTCCAGGAACTTATCCCCACTGTCATCTTCCTGAGCAAACAGTGCAATCCATGTCCATCGAAAGTGGTGAAATAGTCGGATAACTCCCAAATACTGGGTGGCTTCATTGGGCACCATCTGATATAT
The Paroedura picta isolate Pp20150507F chromosome 16, Ppicta_v3.0, whole genome shotgun sequence genome window above contains:
- the LOC143825432 gene encoding vomeronasal type-2 receptor 26-like; the encoded protein is MGPRLTKAMCPGRNNLEGPRSVPKNYQHNLALAFAVKEINGDPNILPNITLGFHILNSYYNARMTSKATLSLLSSQHRFFPNFKCVTLNTLIAVIGGVNSHVSAHIASIGNIYKIPQLTYGSFSTVQENKLLLSSIYQMVPNEATQYLGVIRLFHHFRWTWIALFAQEDDSGDKFLEILVPMLSGNDICVDFTARLPADTFIANELNDFSKKAEFFTAHFETKANVCFVYGEGSSMLHHFLRSIKFNNSAGDTVCFDENGELNTGFVVTNLVTFPNGSFTRVKVGRLDPQAPLGKELTLHDDHIVWHGTFNQVVPLSVCNERCQPGYSKQKKEGEKFCCYDCVPCPERTISQDEDMDACMKCPQDEYANMKKNQCIPKVHIFLSYREISGITLAILSISFSLITALVLGIFIKHQETPIVKANNRSLTYILLISLLLCFLCSLLFIGRPFQVTCLLRQTAFGIVFSVALSSVLAKTITVVLAFVATKPGSRIRRWFGKRMATSVVLFCSFIQAGICTLWLSTSPPFPDMDMHSFAGEIILQCNEGSAAMFYCVLGYMGILATASFSVAFFARKLPDTFNEAKFLTFSMLVFCSVWVSFLPSYLSTKGKSMVAVEIFSILASSAGLLGCIFCSKCYIIILKPELNTRDQLIKRKK